In Aedes albopictus strain Foshan chromosome 3, AalbF5, whole genome shotgun sequence, the following are encoded in one genomic region:
- the LOC109418703 gene encoding uncharacterized protein LOC109418703, with amino-acid sequence MGAPPFKEPLVNRNLISLKIVLFLFYAALGCLHPYLQKHMTLTGLDYKESQIISVVAPLIAILGPLIFAPLADRLAGTNGSSYGRRLRFLASFCMIFSAILYAILFFVVPPIERQESSRSQVSFACDLDGAIIFQQRCSEERTCYHWKREKIGHLTLTNCSYTCQKPIEFENLNHPYTKGVTVPPSTESSIEDEEYDLIDDDLEVAPANLELPRVEVDNTPIPVPHICERKGGPESEICHAYTPATESLRFETVLRSAVNDENDTHSAEWCRYPLDGFSCNIPEKQVVWMKLLINSSHCTPKIECEVHNPYDNEESVLAESVCMRIVGDPELTFWSYLLLRSFADAFPLAAIVLLNAATIIATRETSTGRGDFGRQIVWGAIGWALFYFVLSWVFETYYVYVALVVLAAIVLLLSSGMPLSPPEMWWHTKCGMVAIPMSAIRRYVPEAAGLCLVTLILGTFWSVLDNYEGVLVKNYELIPNMEEYYGPTWSVFVILGALLVIPILWFAENIVDYCGHSNILIAAITTFIFRFSLLASLDVTWWRVVIDFLYPITLGLTWLTIIFYMRHIFPRRIITTGQALPVIFHFCLGRFIGALIGTWTKLECLIATFQVLAITACAVAVIYFLLYHFVLAPRCASRMTTVPSTSALNITAPEANGQTQSPQQQPLQPSNGSYQPLRIYHNYRGRKGHFRY; translated from the exons ATGGGAGCGCCACCTTTCAAGGAACCGTTGGTTAACCGGAACCTCATCTCGCTCAAAATCGTCCTGTTTCTGTTCTATGCGG CTCTAGGATGCCTGCATCCGTACCTACAAAAGCACATGACCCTAACCGGGTTAGATTACAAGGAATCACAAATCATCTCCGTAGTGGCTccactgatcgccattttgggacCGCTGATATTCGCACCGCTAGCTGATCGCCTTGCAGGAACTAACGGATCATCGTACGGAAGACGGCTTCGGTTTCTGGCCTCGTTTTGTATGAtcttttcagcgattctttaCGCCATTCTGTTCTTCGTCGTACCACCGATCGAACGCCAAGAATCCAGTCGATCGCAAGTGAGCTTTGCTTGTGATCTTGACGGAGCCATCATCTTTCAGCAACGATGTTCGGAGGAACGCACCTGCTACCACTGGAAGAGAGAAAAG ATTGGCCACCTAACGCTGACAAACTGCTCCTACACTTGCCAAAAACCGATCGAGTTCGAAAACCTGAATCATCCTTACACCAAAGGAGTTACCGTACCGCCATCCACCGAAAGCTCGATTGAAGATGAGGAATACGACCTGATAGATGATGACTTGGAAGTCGCACCCGCCAACTTGGAACTGCCACGTGTCGAGGTGGACAATACTCCGATTCCCGTTCCACACATATGCGAACGGAAAGGTGGTCCCGAGTCGGAGATCTGTCACGCCTACACCCCGGCTACCGAGTCGCTCAGGTTCGAAACGGTGCTACGCAGCGCGGTGAATGACGAGAACGATACGCACAGTGCCGAGTGGTGCCGTTATCCGTTGGACGGGTTCTCGTGCAACATTCCGGAGAAGCAGGTTGTCTGGATGAAGTTGTTGATCAACTCGTCGCACTGTACTCCGAAGATCGAGTGCGAGGTTCACAATCCGTATGATAACGAAGAGAGCGTGCTGGCTGAAAGTGTCTGCATGAGG ATTGTTGGTGATCCAGAGCTTACATTCTGGTCATACTTGTTGCTGCGATCGTTTGCTGACGCCTTCCCACTAGCTGCCATCGTACTCCTGAATGCGGCCACCATCATTGCCACGAGAGAGACTTCTACCGGTCGAGGAGACTTTGGACGCCAGATTGTCTGGGGGGCAATCGGTTGGGCTCTGTTCTATTTTGTACTTTCCTGGGTGTTCGAAACTTACTACGTCTACGTAGCTTTGGTGGTGCTGGCAGCTATTGTTCTTCTACTGTCTTCCGGAATGCCCCTATCTCCACCAGAGATGTGGTGGCACACCAAATGCGGAATGGTTGCCATTCCTATGTCAGCTATACGAAGATACGTTCCAGAAGCCGCTGGGTTATGCTTGGTTACGCTGATTCTGGGTACATTCTGGAGCGTACTGGACAACTACGAGGGGGTTCTGGTCAAGAACTACGAGCTGATTCCCAACATGGAAGAGTACTACGGGCCAACATGGAGCGTTTTTGTAATTCTGGGAGCACTGCTTGTAATTCCTATCCTGTGGTTTGCCGAAAACATCGTTGACTATTGTGGACATTCGAACATCTTGATCGCTGCTATTACAACTTTCATCTTCCGTTTCTCCCTTTTGGCCAGCCTGGATGTGACTTGGTGGCGCGTAGTCATAGATTTCCTTTACCCGATAACCCTTGGTTTAACCTGGTTGACGATCATATTCTACATGCGACATATTTTCCCCCGCCGTATCATCACGACTGGACAAGCTCTGCCCGTCATCTTCCACTTCTGTCTGGGCCGATTCATCGGTGCCCTGATTGGAACGTGGACAAAGCTGGAATGTCTGATCGCTACCTTCCAAGTGCTAGCCATCACTGCCTGTGCTGTTGCCGTGATTTATTTCCTCCTGTACCACTTTGTCCTGGCACCACGCTGTGCTTCACGCATGACCACAGTCCCATCTACATCCGCCCTGAATATCACAGCCCCAGAGGCAAACGGTCAAACGCAATCACCACAGCAGCAGCCACTACAGCCTTCCAATGGCAGCTATCAACCCCTTAGAATTTATCACAACTATCGCGGACGAAAGGGACACTTTAGATATTAA